In Macadamia integrifolia cultivar HAES 741 chromosome 13, SCU_Mint_v3, whole genome shotgun sequence, one DNA window encodes the following:
- the LOC122059898 gene encoding protein root UVB sensitive 6-like, producing the protein MAPINIKQSPTSAAQTVASSQDARLLVRETLRISAHLASAPSSTSATSPSSLVAANSCGLRADSSFGVLEQDFNNSSSRIICSEEIDGRRWQYVADRDGSGRFKRGSIRAVSVQTPQAPIDELFSFVRSYVAPEGFPDSVTPSYVPYMTWRALKHFFGGAMGVFTTQTLLNSVGVSRNRSTPGAVAINWILKDGAGRVGKMLFAWQGKKFDYDLKQLRFSGDLLMELGAGVELATAAVPHLFLPLACAANVAKNVAAVTSTSTRTPIYKAFAKGENIGDVTAKGECIGNIADLLGTGLSIMISKRNPSLVTTFALLSFGYVLSSYQEVKSLVLHTLNQGRFTVAVESFLKTGCVPTLQEGNMKENFFSLPWSRDRPIVLGTRFKDAFQEPGSFLDIEPLFEKEKYLVTYNPSKGNVYALFKDQAKSEDILKAAFHAHVLLHFIRSSNERRSSSSKYGEYDGPNFVESLSTLSLLPTADLEAQIAESCKVVSNSFSLFKRKAAEQGWVMSESHLNPGRARLY; encoded by the exons ATGGCTCCGATCAATATCAAGCAATCTCCTACTTCTGCCGCTCAAACCGTAGCGAGCTCCCAAGACGCTCGGCTTCTCGTCCGAGAAACTCTTCGCATAAGCGCCCACCTTGCTTCCGCTCCCTCTTCTACATCCGCAACTTCTCCTTCGTCCTTGGTTGCTGCCAACAGCTGTGGCCTCAGGGCAGATTCGAGCTTCGGGGTTCTTGAACAGGACTTCAACAATTCGAGCTCGAGAATCATTTGCAGTGAGGAGATTGATGGCAGGCGCTGGCAATATGTGGCCGATAGGGATGGTTCCGGACGCTTCAAGAGGGGCTCCATTCGCGCTGTTAGTGTCCAGACTCCTCAGGCTCCTATTGAT GAACTTTTCTCATTCGTAAGATCTTATGTAGCTCCTGAAGGTTTCCCTGATAGTGTCACACCTTCATATGTACCGTACATGACATGGAGAGCTTTGAAG CATTTTTTTGGTGGAGCAATGGGTGTTTTCACAACACAAACACTTCTGAATTCAGTTGGCGTGTCAAGGAATAGATCCACTCCAGGGGCTGTTGCTATTAACTGGATTCTCAAG GATGGAGCAGGTCGTGTTGGTAAAATGCTTTTCGCATGgcaaggaaagaaatttgactATGATCTGAAACAG CTTCGGTTTTCCGGTGATCTTTTGATGGAGTTGGGTGCCGGTGTAGAGTTGGCAACTGCTGCTGTGCCACACCTTTTTCTGCCATTGGCATGTGCTGCCAATGTTGCCAAG AATGTTGCTGCTGTAACATCAACATCAACTCGCACACCAATTTACAAAGCTTTTGCCAAAGGTGAAAACATTGGGGATGTCACTGCTAAAGGAGAATGCATTGGAAATATTGCAGATTTA CTCGGAACTGGGCTGAGTATCATGATTTCAAAAAGAAATCCATCCTTGGTGACTACATTTGCACTCCTCTCATTTGGCTATGTTCTTAGCTCTTACCAGGAG GTAAAATCTCTTGTTTTGCATACTTTGAACCAGGGAAGGTTCACGGTGGCTGTGGAATCGTTCCTTAAGACAG GATGTGTGCCCACATTGCAGGAGGGGAATATGAAGGAAAATTTCTTCAGTTTGCCTTGGTCAAGAGATAGGCCCATTGTTTTAG GAACAAGGTTTAAGGACGCATTTCAAGAACCTGGGTCTTTTCTTGACATAGAACCTCTATTCGAA AAAGAGAAGTACCTAGTCACATACAATCCTTCAAAGGGTAATGTATATGCCTTGTTCAAGGATCAAGCAAAGTCAGAGGACATTCTAAAAGCTGCTTTCCAT GCTCATGTGCTTCTGCATTTCATCCGTTCATCAAATGAGCgtcgatcttcttcttcaaaatatGGTGAATATGATGGTCCAAATTTTGTTGAATCCCTGTCAACTCTTTCTCTTCTGCCCACTGCTGATCTTGAGGCCCAAATTGCTGAGTCTTGCaaagtggtgtctaattcattttctctctttaagAGGAAAGCTGCAGAACAG GGATGGGTCATGTCAGAATCACATCTCAACCCTGGGCGTGCTCGACTATATTAA
- the LOC122059899 gene encoding zinc-finger homeodomain protein 4-like: protein MDISNEEAGDQIPIPISSSSYGGGGGQGRGHMIHHHEPTPHPNPHYHIINPSSSSSPPQLPSNGTITPQALEDHMPNYKKVVIRYRECLKNHAVAMGGNATDGCGEFMPSGDEGTLEALKCSACNCHRNFHRKEIEGHHDSSSSDCYHYHHPHLSRKLILGPSPYKGGGGAAAMLCTAEALGYHTTTGGALLHLSSRAAQAHSSHHHMIMSYNMGGGGGGRSLPSESDDQQEEEGNGGINVPIRPPSQLVKKRFRTRFTPEQKEKMLNFAEKVGWRMQKQEEAVVQQFCQEIGVKRRVLKVWMHNNKHNLSKKNATLLS, encoded by the coding sequence atggatatTTCCAACGAAGAAGCTGGAGATCAGATCCCAATTCCAATAAGCAGCAGTAGTTATGGTGGTGGAGGGGGACAAGGTCGCGGTCACATGATCCATCATCATGAACCAACTCCTCATCCTAATCCCCACTACCACATCAttaatccttcttcttcatcatcaccaccacagTTGCCGTCCAATGGCACCATAACCCCCCAAGCCCTCGAGGATCACATGCCTAATTACAAGAAAGTGGTGATCAGATACAGGGAATGCCTCAAGAACCATGCAGTGGCCATGGGTGGGAACGCTACGGATGGGTGTGGAGAGTTCATGCCTAGTGGAGATGAGGGCACCCTCGAAGCCCTCAAATGCTCAGCCTGCAACTGCCACAGAAACTTCCACAGGAAAGAGATTGAAGGTCATCATGACTCCTCCTCCAGCGACTgctaccactaccaccacccgCATCTCAGCAGGAAGCTCATTCTGGGCCCAAGCCCCTAcaagggtggtggtggtgctgctGCTATGTTGTGCACTGCTGAGGCCTTGGGTTATCACACCACTACTGGAGGAGCTCTCCTACACTTATCATCGAGGGCAGCGCAAGCTCATTCATCCCATCACCACATGATAATGTCCTACAAcatgggtgggggtgggggtgggcgTTCCCTCCCTTCAGAGTCTGATGACCAGCAGGAGGAGGAGGGTAATGGAGGGATTAATGTCCCAATTAGGCCACCGAGCCAGCTGGTGAAGAAGCGGTTCAGAACCAGGTTCACCCCAGAACAGAAGGAGAAGATGCTCAACTTTGCAGAGAAGGTAGGGTGGAGGATGCAGAAGCAAGAGGAGGCTGTGGTGCAGCAATTCTGCCAAGAGATTGGGGTCAAGAGGAGAGTCCTCAAGGTGTGGATGCACAACAACAAGCACAACTTGTCCAAGAAGAATGCGACACTACTCTCCTGA